ATCATCAAGGCAGCGGCACAGAGCCAGTTGGGCATCCTCGCACTGCTGGTCGTTGCGCTGTCGATCTTGGCCTATGTCTTCTTTGCGAAGGCGGCGGTGAAGATCCGCGTCGGCATCTTTGTCTTGCTGTTTGCGGGCGTGTTCGGCTTCGGCGTCGCCATGTTTCACGCCTCGGATGCCAATCCGTCAAAGCTGCCGGGCGTGGGGGCTCCCGCGCCCGTGTTGTCGAAGGAGGCGCGCAGCTTGCTCGTGGCGACGGCGTCCGATCCCAGCGGCTACCTCTTGTACGAGAAGTTCGGCGCCAGCGTCGATCTGCACACGAATGGCGCGAGCCTGTTCACCGATAAGTCCGACCACCGTGCCCTGGCCACCTGGGAGTCGGCCCTGAAGGAGTTGGCCGACCAAGGCCTGCTCGTCGCGCACGGTGAGCGTGGCGAGGTCTACGAGATCACGCGCAAAGGCTACGAAGCGGCTGCGGCGGAGTCACGCAGCGCACGGTTGCCGTGATGGCCGTGCCACTGGCATGGCTTGAGCAGTTGTGGAGCGGGTGAAGGGAATCGAACCCTCGTCTTAAGCTTGGGAAGCTTCAGCTCTGCCATTGAGCTACACCCGCGTCTCGGCGGCGATTATAGGCAGCTCCTCGGCCAGTGCCGCTGCTTCCGGCCCGAAGGCGTAGGCGTCCATGCCCAGGCAGCCATAGGTGAGGCTGTCGTGCAGGCGCTGCGGCGCGTCTAGCCGGCCGCCCGCGCCGGCGGCGATGAACCAGGGCAGCAGGTGCTCGTCGGTCGGGTGCATGTCCACCGCATGCGGCGCCTGTTGGCGATAGTCGAGCAGGGCGTCCCAGTCGCGCGCGGCGCTGCGCGCCAGCATCCAGGCGCGGAACTCGGCCGACTCACGGATCTCGGGCGCGTCGATCGGCGGCATGCCTTGTGCGAACACGCGCCGCAGGTTGTGCGTGATCGAGCCGCTGCCGATGATGAGCACGCCTTCCTCGGCCAGCGGGGCCAGGTCTTGCCCGAGCTGGAACAGCTCGGCCGGGCTGGCGCGCGGCGACCAGGCCATCGGCAGCACCGGCACCTCGGCGTCGGGGAACATGAAGCGCAGCACCGTCCAGATGCCGTGGTCCAGGCCGGCCTCGGGCAGGGCGCGCACGCGCGCGTTGCCCAGGCGCTGCAGCAGCTCGGCGGCCAGGCCGGGCGCCCCGGGTGCGTCGTAGCGCAAGGTGTAGAGCTCGGGGTCGAAGCCGCCGAAATCGTAGACCGCATGCTGGCGCTCGCCGGCCAGCAGCAGAGGCTCGCGCGCCAGCGTGTGGGCCGAGAGCGCCAGGATGGCGCGCGGGCGGCGGCGCTGCAGGGCGGCACCCAGCTGGCGCCAGAAGGCGCCCGCGGCGCCGGGCTGCAGGGCCGTCATGGGCGAGCCGTGCGAGACGAAGAGGGGGGCGAAGGTGCTGGTGCTCATGGCTGTATTGAAGCAGGGCGCGCGCCAACTGGGGCAGCACGGGCTTGCATGCAGGGTTCAAGCCATTTGCATGGCATGCAATTCCACACTGCCCGCCGGGCCGCTCCTGTGGGTACAGTGCGCCCCATGGATGACAGCCCCGCACTCGTCGCTCCGGCCGCCGCGCCGGCCCGCCCCGCCGCCAGGCGCCCCTCGGTGTTGATGCTGGCCTGGCGCCAGCTCTGGCGCGATTGGCGCGCCGGCGAACTGCGCCTGCTGATGCTGGCGGTGGCGCTGGCGGTGGCCGCCGTCTGTGCGGTGAGTTTTCTGGCCGACCGGCTCGACCAGGGCCTGCGGCGCGATGCGGCGCAGATGCTGGGCGGCGACGTGGTGGTGGCGAGCGACCAGCCCACGCCGCCCAAGCTGCGCGAACTGGCGCAGGCGCAGGGCCTGACGGCGGTGGACAGCACCGCCTTTCCCAGCATGGCGCGCGCCCCCG
This portion of the Paucibacter sediminis genome encodes:
- a CDS encoding dioxygenase family protein; translation: MSTSTFAPLFVSHGSPMTALQPGAAGAFWRQLGAALQRRRPRAILALSAHTLAREPLLLAGERQHAVYDFGGFDPELYTLRYDAPGAPGLAAELLQRLGNARVRALPEAGLDHGIWTVLRFMFPDAEVPVLPMAWSPRASPAELFQLGQDLAPLAEEGVLIIGSGSITHNLRRVFAQGMPPIDAPEIRESAEFRAWMLARSAARDWDALLDYRQQAPHAVDMHPTDEHLLPWFIAAGAGGRLDAPQRLHDSLTYGCLGMDAYAFGPEAAALAEELPIIAAETRV